The Syngnathus acus chromosome 2, fSynAcu1.2, whole genome shotgun sequence genomic interval AAGCCGGTCTTGGCTTCAGCCCACTTGGCGAGCGCCTCGGGGTTTTTGTCCCAGGGAATGCGAACACAGATGGGGTTCCCCTCCATCTTGTCAAAGCGCGGATTGTTGGTGGCCGCTGTGTAGAAGAATTCGCGCCACAGTAACTGTCCATATTGTGAGAGAGGAGGGGAACTGTTCTTTTCCACCTGAGAAGAAAATATTGGAAGCAGAGTTTTAATCGGACAACTCATAACAGATAAAACTGCAAAATTTCAACGACCAACTTTTGAAACTACTAACTACGTAACTGTCTAGCAGCTTTTTGAAAATCAATCCAGATCTCTGTGATGACTGCCCACCTTGCGATAGAGATCCGTGAGCTTGAAGTAGAAAAGGCGACAGGAGAGGCAGCCGAAACGTAGATAAGGGCTGACGCCCGTTGGGCTGGCCAGTAGCGAGTTGGCGTTCATCCTTGGACGCTCAAAGTTTGCCACCCATGCCTGCAAGGTGCACAAGGAAACCAAGGTAGGGGAGGCGCAGAGCATCCCACAGAAACCAACAGTAAGGCAATGTCTACATGGGCACGTgtatttagaattttttttagcttccTCACCCAGGGGTTTGAAAAAAACTTCACATGCGAACGTATTGCAAAGCAATAGTTGAAGGCGCATTAACTTTGATAGAAAAAGAGGACTGACAACTGTCATTCGGTGAGTtattaaaacaacagcaacaaaggtttttttttcctgtgtcgCTCCCAAAGGAGACTTGTTTAGAAACAAATTGGCCAGAGTATCCTAAAAGGTTGTCATTCAGTGCCCTCAAACTTCAATCTGGATAAAAATGCTCAGGAAATTTGgtcttcttttaaaaataccTGTGTCTGTGGACATGGCATGGCACGGCATTCCAGAAAAAGGGTAGTACAAAGTTTAACCTCCAATTTGGAAACATGCAATAGAACATCAAATTGTCATTAAAACTTGTCAAAATGTACATTGGACTGGCCTGACCCATAAATAACGTAAATCTGCATACAATTGATGCCTGTTGAAATATAATTAGGAGACTaacacaacacatttttaaaaaaaattctaaaacaTGAATAAACCTTTAATCTACAAAAAAGGTAGGCGTAAATATTTGTACATTTGCCTTGAACACAATGAGGTCAAACCTCTACTTGACAGTTTTCTGGAATGCAGTGTCTTTGTGGATGCTCAAGGAAGTCTGTCTCATCACAAATACAAACGAAATATAAAAGAGAATGCTCACTTTTCTTTCTAAATGGCGCTCTAATCTGGTTAGAGCCTCAGTCTCTCCTCCTGGCCACACAGCTGTCGGCAGGCCCTCGGTGTCAAACCCTAAAACACAGATAATAACTAATTCAGCTTTTTAATACCAACTAAAGAGGAATATTCTATATCATTTAACACGGTGCAACTTTTATGGTGGAACACAATCCACTCACAAAGACTGGGTGGACCTCAGATTTGGGTCCCTTTTAAGGTTTGGTTCCCTTTATACTTTTGTTGTTCACCATTGGTCAACTGCTGCTTATTGTGAAGTGAGTTCAAATGTATGCTTGTATCTCAAGTTTGTGCACAAATTCAGCCAATGGCACTATTTATGACCTCGTTCTTTTTGTTGCTCTGGAGGGGTACGATtccaaaggaagaaaatataTGAAATCGTATAAATTCATCAGAATAAGACCTCTTGCAAATGTGGATAAAAATCAAGATACCTATTGGACATTTGCAGATGTGACTGCAGCGCAAATTGGGTCGACCCCATCCGTCAATGCAAGCAATCCCCTACCACTCAAAAGTTTGGACATGGTTTCattcaataaaatgtgtgtcCACGCTATCGACTGGTGGTGtgcataaataaacacaatccCACGTGATGATCTTGGTATAAGCACATGCGGCACACAGTTTGCACCTCATTCAGGTGGTGGCAGCAGATGGCTGCCTCGTGTCAGTGTGGCTTGACAGCGGCGTACGGCGCGACTAATGTTCGAGGCTAATTTAGGAGACGAACAGCCTGACCTTAGCTGGCGTAGCTTTAGAAACTTTAAATAAACTGTGTGACAGCAGCAGACGGCCGGCCGCAGGTAAATCTTTGCTCTCAATCGAGCCAAGCCATCTGTGAATGGAAAGCAGACATCTGGATGGAAACTCAAGAGGAAGATGAGATAATCCAATCGTCAGATTTAGACCAATGGGTtcttgaaatacaaaaaagggGCGTGACAGATAGACTTGATTCAACCACGGAGAACATCCTTCATCTActgcttatcctgttcagggtcacaTACTAGCTGACTTTCAGTGTTTTGTTATGTCGCTCCATGAACAGCAGGTGCATAACTGTTTTTTCACTCGCATGACATTCACAGCTGCCAAAATGTTACTTGAAACCTTTTATACACGTACCCtacttacattttttaatggtGGAATCTAGAACCATTTCCCTTCAATCATTTGTATGTGGAAAATATATTAAGATTCATTATAGTTGTTGCTCTATCTTTTTTATACTGTacaatgtttttgttactCGTTTTTCTTGCTTCCTCATTATATTCTgcatttgaatttttgttaTCGTTTTAAAATTGCACTTAATGCTTTTTCcttatgtgagtgtgtgctaTGTCGTAGTTAGCAAATTTACAATCAATGCCTATGTTATGGaaacaattgtgtttttctgtaaataaatataatgttGTTGAAAATATGATATATGTAGACCCCTTCAAAGTTTGTAGACAAAGTGACAAAAGTTTTTATGGGGCGTGGCTTAGCTGGAGGCAAAGAACTTTTCAACAGTGTTTATGTTGTAAAGGACGCGAAAAACGGTGATTTGAGTGAATATGTGAATAAAGTCACTCTGCATGACTGATAAACTGGAGGCTATAAATCATTACCTACGTTTTGAATTGACAAGTTTAAATTTACAATATACTTCAGCAACGACTCTTGTGTTAAGCGGTCACAAATGCTGCCAAGTCAACGACAGGGACAGAAGACGAGGCTGGGCGATTATCAATTTCATCATTTCATGAAAGTACATTTGCTGTGATATCTTACCTGATGCGACGTGTGCACTGCAAACACGAGCGTTGTTTGTTGATACCCTCATTCCAATCCTTTCACCTAATCACGTTCAACCACAGCCATCTGCGATTTCTCTGACAGGCAGAGGCTGGTATGTGatagaatttcaaatttttgctTTTACGGTTTTCGGaaccaaaaacacaacaagacGACATTTCTCTTCATGAAGCTAGTGGTTGTTTACTTCTGGCTTCCGTTTAGTTGCCTCCGGTGTCTTTTGCCTCCAGCTAACACTGTGACATCATTGTGACGTAGGCCATGAAGCGTCTATTGCCCTGCCCAATACGTCTTACGTCTCATCATTGTGAACCGCGTTTTTACCATCAATGCGAAAAGAAAACggaaaaactcaaatgagCGGCAGCAGCGGTTTCTCACCAAGCTCCTCCAAGGATGGAACCCCATACTTGTCTCCGTGGTCCTCCAAGATGGGGGTGATGCAGTTGGCCATCAGGCTGTCTGACAGCGTCTCCACAGGCATCTCAGGCGGATCCAAGCGACTGATCAGTGTCTGGAAACGCTTGTATGTAAGCGGTGGTTGGCCACTGTTCAGTTCTATAATCCTGGTGGGCAAAGGAAGAGTTAGAGACCATCACTCAGTCCAATTGCACATGGCCACACAAGATGCTACTGATAACAATCATGAAGTTTTCAGTGTCCGTCTGGTTTCAGGTTTATAACGTACTTGTCTAGGTCATACAGCGTGTGGGAGTTCTTAACGATGACTTTCACTCCTGCCTCCATAGCCAGCTTCTTGATAGCAGCATCTCTTTCCTTTCCAAAAGGCTCTGAGTCATACTCAAAGGTCAACCGCGAGATCTTCCACTCCTGACGCAGACACAACAAGCACTTAAGGGTGTTCGAATGAAATCACAAAATGTCCAAGAGGGACATTTACAGGAGACACTGACCTTAAAGAGTCGTGGAAAAACATTGGCTGGTTGGCCCCTTATGACAAAAAGGCGGGAGTTTAGCTTCCGGAGCTTGCCGTCCAGATCCTCCAAACATTGGAGAAGAAACCTGATGGACAAGGAGAAAATTAAACAAGTTGAATTGCGACCCAGCATACAATCAAGCACtttactactactaataataattagtattagtatttttaatattcataactattattattactaaacAGTCCCCTGCAAcagaaaaatgcacaatacTTACATAACTCAACCAGACGAACGCAAAGATGGGCCACTGTTAAAGGTATACATGTAttaagttttaaaatgtgtgttaatttttttttttcttgtttaattGGAATGTGATTCcataaaatttggaatttattTAACAAGAGGGGCAAGGTGGCATTCCTGTTGATAAATCAAACCACAATCAAACTGCATCAGGTTATCTTTGTCTGTTCTTTATACTTTTTTCATGGCAGTGTATGCGGTGATAAGATATCATGGTTAGATAGCGTTCATTATGATTAAAATTGCTTCCTGTTACCTGTGAACACTGTTTGTACATCCGATTTTCAAATGCAAGTCATGGCGAAGACAACACAATTTGACAAGTGAGAGAGGTTTGTATTTTGATGTTATCACTTCAGGCTAAAGAAAATAACGGCGTAGACAAAATGTGATTTGATGTTAAAGGGCATCGTGCATAAATCACGTTTAGTAACTTCGCTTTGTGTGTACAATGTTGTGCTGAAATATAAACAGTTCACTTCTTTTGCAGGATTTTAGTACTTGCTATTTACATTGATGACGCTGTTATCACCATCTACCCCCACACGCAACACCTCGAAAACTATGACTGTTGTACAACATGTCTTGAGCAGTCTTGATGACAATTTCTGCCAGTTAGTTGAATTCGTTTTGGTGCCCAGTCACATCTGCCGGTTTGACCTACATACAAACCAGAACACACCACCAGTCTAGACTACGTCTGATCAACATGAGGATCAAGCATGAGTCTAGCAGAACAGTCAGTCCATGTCTGTCAGACTGTCGCTGAGGAGAGACGCTCAAAGCTCTTTAAAATAAAGATACAGGCACAGTTCAAAGAAGAGGACTTTTCAATGGTTGGATGGTTAGTTAGGGTTCAGATCACTACACCTTGATCAGGCAAAAGCAGGCCTCTCCTCCCAGCTGGGTGTAAAGGCTGCAACGGTTGCGTCAGTTACAAAATTAACAATAGGCCAACGTGGCCAATTAtaccaaattatttttataggTTGTGAGTGGTGAAGCACAAAATCAGAACGAGatcaaattacatttaaatatcCCGGGTTCACAATCTCTTGCATGTAGGACTCACCACAGGTTTCTCCTGTGCTGTACCTAACAAGCCATTTCCTGCCAATGTTAGTGTTTCACTGCaagcaagtgtgtgtgggtttgTGTGTTAACCACATCATGGAACCTCAGACCTTATATAACTGTTCTGTTCTACATTTGTTGGTGCACATACACATAGTTTCCATGGAACCACAATTAAATCCCTTAGCCTAGTAACCTCATTCCTGGTGCACACGTGCAAACAGTCTCTCCTTTCTGTGCCCCTTAAGTCACAAAAATATTGACAAGTCAATATTGCTTATAAAAACTGACGGAGGTCATATGACAAGCTATCATTTGACAGTTGCATCTGGATGGCTGAATttaactatccatccatccattttctataccgcttgtccccacgggggtcgcgggtgtgctggagcctatcccagcaatcatcgggcagtaggcaggggacagaCACCCTggaccggttgccagccaatcgcagggcacatagaGCTGGACAatcattcgcactcgcactcacacctaggggcgatttggagtgctcaatcggcctaccaagcatgtttttagtatgtgggaggaaactggagtggctggagaaaacccacgcaggcacggggtgAACAAGCAAACTctacacagggagggccggaggtggaatcaaatcCTGATTCTATGCTGTCGTATATTTTGGCAGATGGCAGCATGACGGCTGTGTTGAGCGAGCGCACTTCCTTCGCCCGGCATGTTTGCCTGCAGCCTTTTTTCAGGGAGCGCTTCTGCCGGCATGGAGAGTGCCTCGCCACAAGTAGGTCACTATCACATAACCACTCACAAGTTGAATGTCGCTGCCTGGCACACTAACCTACATTTGCCTCTTCACTTATTCAACAGTGAGGAAAAACTATTATTGAGGTATGTGTAAACATGGacttctgcctgacttttcttGTGTCATTACCaggctatttaaaaaaaaaaaaaaaaaaagattcaatttGTTTGAGGCCCATACTTTCGCCGTAAGTGCGTGGTGGCGCATTGGTTAGtacgtccacctcacagttacTTTTGCCGGAACGCAATGTTTGAGTCAAGtaaaagtttcattttgtaACGCAAGCTTAAAAATTATTTCACCCCAGAATTTGAAAATTTCTTGCAAATGTTTAAGTGAAATCCAAAAGATGTAGGCAAAGCAAATGTACAGGGAATGTTTGAATTAATAGTTTACTAAACCTGACATCTGCTTCTCAAATTCAGTTTGTGTACGTAATTGAAAGTATTTAACTCTTCACGCCGAGCCAGACCAACTAAATTGACTCTTTGTAAGGCTTATAAGGcccaggtgtcaaactcacttTTTGTACACAATTTGCCCCACATACAATCTTCTTACCTCCACCTGTTGACCCCAACATTGGAGGAGCCTGCAAACCAAGGGTCCAAAATGTAGACGCAGCGCACTGTGCCTGCCCCCTGGACTGCCTCCTTAAGAGCTGGGTTGTCATGAAGACGGAGTCCCTTGCGGAACCAATGGATGGAATTGGGGGCCATGTTTGTCTGTGGAAGGGACGACAGAAAAGATGAGTGTTGTGTCAACGTCAATGACAAATTACATCAATGCACAGCGATCTTCACACGAGTCTCAAAACTTATGATTATTCTAAGGCACTTGAGTTCAAATCATATATTTCTAAATAAGAGTTTGTATGTAAGaatgaaaaagaacaacaatcCCAAAGGCCGCGtatgaccctaaccctaaccctattccAGCCCACTGACTGTACGTTTAACACCCTTGCTCTAGTTCATCCTAAAGGTGTTTATAGCAGGCTTATCCCACTCCAATCTAATTCAAGCCTGTGTTTATGGACCTTGGTCTGTGCAGTCGGAACAGAAAAtgggttttaaacaaactgTTCCCACAGAGTTGGTAGCATGCTCTTTGCCTGATTGTTTTTGCTGCAATGAGAGAGACACCAGACTGAGCAGGTGTGAAAAGGCTCATCACTAAATCTGTTAACCACGTCTACAGGCAAGACGAAAGAACAGACAATTCCAAAAATGATGTATTTCTGAGAATTTCAAAGATTCTGTCTTTGAACTGACCAGTTCCCGCTTATGTTTATCAGCTTTTAAACATCTTTGTGGACGACTGCTTTTTATGACTGTCCTTTTTGTTGAACAACTATAACGGTTGTCATCTTTGATGACGTATGACTTGGATGAGTACGACCCGAGTGAATGTCCGTATTgcatatatacgtatacatACTGCATATATCGGTTAAATAATCTGTCACTCAAAGTTTGAGAGCTattttcatcatcataaatAATTATTGAACAATTCCTGAATGTTTCAAGTTATGTTTTGAAAATACTGacctaaaaacaaatcaccAGAGTGAATAATGAAGTCTTTAaacagcaataataataaaccttGACTTATTACTTttgcttttcacattttcGCCAAACATGGTTAAAACCAGCAAGGGATTTGTAGACTAGTTAAAAACCATATGGAACACAAATGAGCTAATATCACAATCTTTATTGAAGATAGCAATCTAATTTGTGAATtccattgaataaaaatatatttcctgACCACAATGAtaaagtgtacatactgtacatgcatAACATCTCTGGTGGCGCACTGAACTTCCCACTGATGGAAACTAGGTCATGAGTCTGTGCTGTCTTGGAACCATTCACTATTTCAATCTGACACTCAGATCAGGCCAAAATGATGACCCTTTGTTAAAACTCAATGATTACAACTAAATAAAAGCAAGACTTTGCCATTGAAATGATCGTCCACGACCggac includes:
- the LOC119130731 gene encoding cryptochrome-1-like — encoded protein: MAPNSIHWFRKGLRLHDNPALKEAVQGAGTVRCVYILDPWFAGSSNVGVNRWRFLLQCLEDLDGKLRKLNSRLFVIRGQPANVFPRLFKEWKISRLTFEYDSEPFGKERDAAIKKLAMEAGVKVIVKNSHTLYDLDKIIELNSGQPPLTYKRFQTLISRLDPPEMPVETLSDSLMANCITPILEDHGDKYGVPSLEELGFDTEGLPTAVWPGGETEALTRLERHLERKAWVANFERPRMNANSLLASPTGVSPYLRFGCLSCRLFYFKLTDLYRKVEKNSSPPLSQYGQLLWREFFYTAATNNPRFDKMEGNPICVRIPWDKNPEALAKWAEAKTGFPWIDAIMTQLRQEGWIHPLARHAVSCFLTRGDLWISWEEGMKVFEELLLDSDWSVNAGSWMWLSCSSFFQQFFHCYCPVGFGRRIDPNGDFIRRYLPVLRAFPAKFIYDPWNAPESVQAAAKCVIGVNYPKPMVHHAEASRLNIERMKQIYQQLSRYRGLGLLASVPSTNGNGNGGMMAYSPGEQQQGTNRSNNNTPHMAGVSGSSVVTGNGSGSILLNFNSEKQPGQRRQMAPQHGNHTVPENNTAVTSGKLYHEFAVPQHPGLAHIRGSMTGKREREIEREGSREEDPSSCSGHKMQRQSTETT